A genomic region of Tamandua tetradactyla isolate mTamTet1 chromosome 2, mTamTet1.pri, whole genome shotgun sequence contains the following coding sequences:
- the SLC2A1 gene encoding solute carrier family 2, facilitated glucose transporter member 1 — protein MEPSGKKLTGRLMLAVGGAVLGSLQFGYNTGVINAPQKVIEEFYNQTWFQRYGESISHATLTTLWSLSVAIFSVGGMIGSFSVGLFVNRFGRRNSMLMINVLAFLSAVLMGFSKLGQSFEMLILGRFIIGVYCGLTTGFVPMYVGEVSPTALRGALGTLHQLGIVVGILIAQVFGLDSIMGNDELWPLLLSIIFLPALLQCILLPLCPESPRFLLINRNEENRAKSVLKKLRGTADVTRDLQEMKEESRQMMREKKVTILELFRSPAYRQPILIAVVLQLSQQLSGINAVFYYSTSIFEKAGVQQPVYATIGSGIVNTAFTVVSLFVVERAGRRTLHLIGLAGMAGCAVLMTIALALLEQLPWMSYLSIVAIFGFVAFFEVGPGPIPWFIVAELFSQGPRPAAIAVAGFSNWTSNFIVGMCFQYVEQLCGPYVFIIFTVLLILFFIFTYFKVPETKGRTFDEIASGFRQGGASQSDKTPEELFHPLGADSQV, from the exons GTGATCGAGGAATTCTACAACCAGACATGGTTTCAGCGCTACGGCGAGAGCATCTCGCATGCCACACTCACCACGCTCTGGTCCCTCTCGGTGGCCATCTTCTCTGTCGGGGGCATGATTGGCTCCTTCTCTGTGGGCCTCTTTGTTAATCGCTTTGGCCG GCGGAATTCGATGCTGATGATCAATGTCCTGGCCTTCCTGTCTGCTGTGCTCATGGGTTTCTCGAAGCTGGGCCAGTCCTTTGAGATGCTTATCCTGGGCCGCTTCATCATTGGCGTGTATTGCGGCCTGACCACTGGCTTCGTGCCCATGTACGTGGGGGAGGTGTCCCCCACGGCTCTCCGCGGGGCCCTGGGCACCCTGCACCAGCTGGGCATCGTGGTTGGCATCCTCATCGCCCAG GTGTTCGGTCTGGACTCCATCATGGGCAACGACGAGCTGTGGCCCCTGCTATTGAGCATCATCTTCCTTCCAGCCCTGCTGCAGTGCATCCTGCTGCCCTTGTGCCCCGAGAGCCCCCGCTTCCTGCTTATCAACCGCAATGAGGAGAACCGGGCCAAGAGTG TGTTGAAGAAGCTGCGCGGGACGGCAGACGTGACCCGTGACCTGcaggagatgaaggaggaaagcaGGCAGATGATGCGGGAGAAGAAGGTCACCATCCTGGAGCTGTTCCGCTCACCCGCCTACCGTCAGCCCATCCTCATTGCCGTGGTGCTGCAGCTGTCCCAGCAGCTGTCGGGCATTAACGCT GTCTTCTATTACTCCACAAGCATCTTTGAGAAGGCGGGGGTGCAACAGCCTGTGTATGCCACCATCGGCTCTGGCATCGTCAACACAGCCTTCACCGTTGTGTCG CTGTTTGTGGTGGAGCGAGCCGGTCGGCGGACCCTGCACCTCATAGGTCtggctggcatggcaggctgcgCTGTGCTCATGACCATCGCACTGGCACTGCTG GAGCAGCTACCCTGGATGTCCTATCTGAGTATCGTGGCCATCTTTGGCTTTGTGGCCTTCTTCGAAGTGGGGCCTGGCCCTATACCATGGTTCATTGTGGCTGAGCTCTTCAGCCAGGGTCCTCGTCCAGCTGCCATTGCTGTTGCTGGCTTCTCCAACTGGACCTCAAATTTCATTGTGGGCATGTGTTTCCAGTATGTGGAG CAACTGTGTGGTCCCTATGTCTTCATCATCTTCACTGTGCTCCTGATTCTATTCTTCATCTTCACCTACTTCAAAGTTCCTGAGACTAAAGGCCGGACCTTCGATGAGATTGCTTCTGGCTTCCGGCAGGGGGGAGCCAGCCAAAGTGACAAGACACCGGAGGAGCTCTTTCACCCCCTGGGGGCTGACTCCCAAGTGTGA